In a genomic window of Dyadobacter fermentans DSM 18053:
- a CDS encoding GH3 auxin-responsive promoter family protein, which yields MGIRSILSRPLARYIVKQQQEWIARSVEVQEKWRAELVRKAAGTQFGKDHYFKDIHSYADYKQAVPVSDYEDLKPYVEKIKSGESDILWPGKPLYFAKTSGTTSGTKYIPISRDSISNHIDSARNAILTYIEETQKSEFLDNKLIFLSGSPILTDTGGVLTGRLSGISNHHVPAYLRSNQLPSYNTNCIEDWETKLDKIIDETIDQRMSLISGIPPWVQMYFDRITERTGKKIKDVFPDFSLFIYGGVNFEPYRAKLFESIGKRIDSIELYPASEGFLAYQDKQNDEGLLLLLDTGIFFEFIPVENYFDENPRRLSIGEVETGRNYAVIVNNNAGLWGYSLGDTVKFVSTDPYKVLVTGRIKHFISAFGEHVIGEEIEKALKYALERHREVEVVELTVAPMVNSADGGLPYHEWLVEFATPPNDMEQFAKDLDRRLTELNIYYKDLITGSILRRLELTPLRKNSFIDFMRANGKLGGQNKVPRLSNDRKIADELTRLNQS from the coding sequence ATGGGAATCAGATCAATTTTGAGCAGGCCGCTGGCCCGTTACATTGTTAAGCAGCAACAGGAATGGATCGCGCGAAGTGTTGAGGTCCAGGAAAAATGGAGAGCGGAACTAGTTAGGAAGGCGGCCGGAACGCAGTTTGGAAAAGACCATTATTTCAAAGATATCCATAGCTATGCCGACTACAAGCAGGCCGTTCCGGTGAGCGATTATGAGGACCTGAAACCGTATGTCGAGAAAATAAAATCCGGGGAAAGTGATATTTTGTGGCCTGGCAAACCTTTGTATTTTGCCAAAACGTCAGGTACAACTTCCGGCACCAAGTACATTCCCATCTCCCGGGATTCCATTTCCAATCACATTGACTCGGCGCGTAATGCCATTTTGACGTATATTGAAGAGACGCAAAAGTCTGAATTTCTGGATAATAAGCTGATTTTCCTATCCGGCAGTCCGATACTGACAGATACCGGGGGAGTACTGACAGGACGCCTGTCAGGCATCTCCAACCACCACGTTCCCGCCTACCTGCGTTCCAACCAGCTCCCGAGCTACAACACGAATTGCATTGAAGATTGGGAAACGAAGCTGGATAAGATCATCGACGAAACCATCGACCAGCGCATGTCGCTCATTTCGGGCATTCCTCCCTGGGTACAAATGTACTTCGACCGCATTACCGAGCGGACGGGGAAGAAGATCAAAGACGTGTTCCCTGATTTCTCGCTGTTCATTTACGGCGGTGTCAACTTCGAGCCCTACCGCGCCAAGCTGTTCGAATCCATCGGCAAGCGCATTGATTCCATTGAATTATACCCCGCCTCGGAAGGCTTCCTGGCCTATCAGGATAAACAAAATGACGAAGGCCTCCTGCTTTTGCTCGATACGGGCATTTTCTTCGAATTTATTCCCGTTGAAAACTACTTCGACGAAAACCCGCGCCGATTATCCATCGGTGAAGTGGAAACGGGCAGGAATTACGCGGTGATCGTCAATAACAACGCGGGATTATGGGGTTACTCGCTGGGCGATACTGTCAAGTTTGTCTCGACAGACCCTTACAAAGTGCTCGTGACGGGCCGCATCAAGCATTTTATTTCCGCTTTCGGCGAACACGTGATCGGTGAGGAAATTGAAAAAGCATTGAAATACGCATTGGAACGCCATCGCGAAGTGGAAGTGGTGGAACTGACCGTGGCGCCGATGGTAAATTCGGCGGATGGCGGCCTTCCTTATCATGAATGGCTGGTGGAATTCGCTACGCCTCCGAATGACATGGAGCAATTTGCCAAAGACCTCGACCGCAGGCTCACCGAGCTGAACATTTATTACAAAGACCTCATCACGGGAAGCATTCTGCGCCGTCTCGAACTCACGCCGCTGCGCAAAAATTCCTTCATCGATTTTATGCGTGCCAATGGGAAGCTCGGCGGCCAGAACAAGGTCCCGCGCCTGTCCAACGACCGCAAAATAGCCGACGAGCTGACGCGCCTGAACCAAAGTTGA
- a CDS encoding 1-deoxy-D-xylulose-5-phosphate reductoisomerase, protein MKKRVAILGSTGSIGTQALEVIAAHPDIFSVSVLTAGGNADLLIEQAVKFKPEEVVICNEAHYERVKAALFPFNIKVYSSASALVSVVESDHVDVVLTAMVGYAGLLPTIHAIKAGKDIALANKETLVVAGELITALAKQYNVRIYPVDSEHSAIFQCLAGEQDNAIEKIILTASGGPFRGKDRAFLANVTKAQALKHPNWSMGAKITIDSATLMNKGLEVIEAKWLFDLNASQIDVVVHPQSIVHSLVQFEDGSIKAQMGLPDMKLPIQYALYYPQRLKSDFPRFNFIDYPSLTFEQPDLETFRNLAIAYEALEKGGNAACIVNAANEIAVDAFLHDKIGFLDISDVIVESLAKIAFIGNPSIEDYVQTNEATRRYASEMIQVKV, encoded by the coding sequence ATGAAAAAAAGAGTAGCCATTTTAGGTTCGACCGGGTCCATCGGCACCCAGGCCCTCGAAGTGATCGCGGCCCATCCTGACATTTTCTCCGTTTCGGTGCTCACCGCCGGCGGCAATGCGGATTTGCTCATTGAGCAGGCCGTCAAATTCAAGCCGGAGGAAGTGGTGATTTGCAACGAAGCACATTACGAAAGGGTAAAAGCTGCCCTTTTTCCATTCAATATCAAAGTGTACAGCAGCGCCTCTGCGCTGGTTTCGGTGGTAGAATCGGATCATGTGGATGTGGTACTGACGGCCATGGTAGGCTATGCCGGCCTCTTGCCGACCATTCACGCCATTAAAGCCGGAAAGGACATTGCACTAGCCAATAAAGAAACGCTCGTAGTGGCCGGTGAGCTGATCACGGCATTGGCGAAGCAGTATAATGTGCGTATTTATCCCGTTGATTCCGAGCATTCGGCCATATTCCAATGCCTTGCGGGCGAGCAGGACAATGCGATCGAGAAAATTATATTAACCGCTTCCGGCGGTCCGTTCCGCGGCAAGGACCGTGCTTTTCTCGCCAATGTAACGAAAGCGCAGGCGCTCAAACACCCGAATTGGAGCATGGGCGCCAAGATCACGATCGATTCGGCGACATTGATGAACAAGGGTTTGGAAGTAATCGAGGCGAAATGGCTGTTTGATCTGAATGCTTCGCAAATAGATGTCGTCGTTCACCCGCAGAGCATCGTGCATTCGCTGGTACAGTTCGAAGATGGGAGCATCAAGGCCCAAATGGGCCTGCCTGATATGAAATTGCCCATTCAATATGCATTGTACTACCCGCAACGCCTGAAATCCGACTTCCCGCGGTTCAATTTCATCGATTACCCGTCGCTCACCTTCGAGCAGCCCGATTTGGAAACATTCCGCAACCTCGCCATCGCCTATGAGGCCCTTGAAAAAGGCGGAAATGCCGCTTGTATCGTCAATGCAGCCAATGAAATTGCCGTTGACGCATTCCTGCACGACAAGATTGGTTTTCTGGATATTTCGGACGTTATTGTCGAGAGCCTGGCCAAAATCGCCTTCATCGGGAATCCTTCGATCGAGGATTACGTTCAGACGAACGAGGCAACCAGGCGTTATGCTTCCGAAATGATTCAGGTCAAAGTTTAA
- a CDS encoding glycosyltransferase family 2 protein, which translates to MKLSVVIPAYNEEESITHTLVSLHNTLNKYNIPHEICVTNDNSKDGTLRVLDELSLQIPTLVYYTNPGPNGFGYAVRYGLERFKGDCVAVFMADMSDDPEDLVKFYHKMLEGDYDCVFGSRWEKGGKVIDYPALKKVINRVANAIVRFVMGIKYNDTTNAFKLYKRETIEGIKPFLAPHFNLTIELPLKAMVRGYNYAVVPNSWTNRKYGESKLKIKEMGSRYFFILMYCLIEKYFSQGDFMKKTTAPKKEVSR; encoded by the coding sequence ATGAAGCTAAGCGTCGTAATACCAGCATATAACGAAGAAGAATCGATCACACACACGCTCGTATCATTACATAATACATTAAATAAGTACAATATCCCCCACGAAATCTGCGTCACCAACGACAATTCGAAGGATGGGACATTGCGCGTGCTGGACGAACTTTCCCTTCAAATCCCTACCCTCGTTTATTACACCAATCCCGGCCCGAACGGCTTCGGCTACGCGGTGCGTTACGGGTTGGAGCGCTTCAAAGGCGATTGCGTGGCCGTTTTCATGGCCGATATGTCCGATGATCCCGAGGACCTTGTGAAGTTTTATCACAAAATGCTGGAAGGCGATTACGACTGCGTTTTCGGCTCACGGTGGGAAAAAGGCGGCAAGGTGATCGACTATCCGGCATTGAAAAAGGTGATCAACCGCGTGGCGAATGCCATTGTACGCTTTGTAATGGGCATTAAATACAATGATACTACCAATGCATTCAAGCTTTACAAGCGTGAAACGATCGAGGGTATCAAGCCGTTTTTGGCGCCTCACTTCAATCTGACAATTGAACTTCCTCTGAAAGCGATGGTGCGCGGCTACAACTACGCCGTGGTACCCAATAGCTGGACCAACCGGAAATACGGCGAATCGAAGCTGAAAATCAAGGAAATGGGCAGCCGGTACTTTTTTATATTGATGTATTGCCTTATTGAAAAGTACTTCTCACAAGGTGATTTTATGAAGAAAACCACCGCGCCAAAGAAGGAAGTAAGCCGGTAA
- a CDS encoding glycosyltransferase family 2 protein, producing the protein MKLSVCVPTYNHEQYIGQMLDGAFMQQTNFEFEIVIGDDASADATPDIIREYDAKRPGVIRAFLHSENQGPKEPREFAGRNNVLQLLKACKGEYVAMCEGDDYWTDPLKLQKQVDFLDANPDFAVCHHNMEVIYEDGSPSHFFNAADQKAVSTIEDLLEDRWFMATASWVYRNHFLTEDFAEWHAKAAAGDWAIMFQLAAKGKIGYLNEVMGVYRKHSAGLSHVHAHTNLKFLQNRKEMFTNVGEWLGGRYDATVGKTLQRYDELLASLEKIGSSN; encoded by the coding sequence ATGAAACTTTCCGTTTGCGTCCCGACGTACAACCACGAGCAATACATAGGCCAAATGCTGGATGGCGCATTCATGCAGCAGACCAACTTTGAGTTTGAAATTGTGATCGGGGATGATGCTTCTGCGGACGCGACGCCGGACATTATCCGTGAATATGATGCAAAAAGGCCTGGCGTAATCCGGGCTTTTTTGCATTCTGAAAACCAGGGGCCGAAAGAGCCGCGGGAGTTTGCAGGGCGCAACAATGTGCTGCAATTGCTGAAAGCCTGCAAAGGAGAATATGTAGCGATGTGCGAAGGCGACGATTACTGGACCGATCCATTGAAACTTCAAAAGCAGGTCGATTTCCTGGATGCGAATCCCGATTTCGCGGTTTGCCATCATAATATGGAAGTTATTTACGAAGATGGCTCTCCCTCACATTTCTTCAATGCAGCCGACCAGAAGGCGGTTTCTACCATTGAAGATCTGCTCGAAGACCGATGGTTTATGGCTACGGCCAGCTGGGTTTACCGCAATCATTTCCTCACCGAAGACTTTGCCGAATGGCACGCCAAAGCGGCTGCGGGTGACTGGGCGATCATGTTCCAGCTGGCTGCGAAGGGCAAAATCGGGTATTTAAATGAGGTAATGGGCGTTTACCGCAAACATAGCGCGGGGCTGAGCCATGTACACGCACACACGAATTTGAAATTTTTACAAAACAGAAAGGAGATGTTCACGAATGTGGGCGAATGGCTGGGCGGGCGCTATGACGCGACGGTCGGCAAGACCCTGCAACGCTACGACGAGCTTCTTGCCAGCCTTGAAAAAATTGGCAGTTCGAATTAA
- a CDS encoding phytanoyl-CoA dioxygenase family protein, whose product MSTLQELFNRDGYVLLRNYLDKDVINKIYTEARQIFATQIKRVTGKTVDIDDKDTFENAMFEFFEKDFDGFVSTGKTVQHSFSLHRLGVDPVIENLLKDVGLSAPIIGARAAMQFNSRFLSKDGSKHWKLDAHQDWRTGQGSLDSAVIWFPMVDAGADIGALQVIPGSHKIGLQASSTSGYQGGITVELKDEDFVQTEFRVGDILIFSAFLIHQSGNNITNNIRWSVQLRYNNLDEPTFIERGYPMAYIYKPETELVTPDFPTVEQLKEVFS is encoded by the coding sequence ATGAGTACACTTCAGGAGCTGTTCAACCGCGATGGTTATGTCCTTTTGAGAAACTACCTCGACAAGGACGTCATTAACAAAATATACACCGAAGCCCGCCAGATTTTCGCGACGCAGATCAAGCGCGTAACGGGCAAAACCGTCGATATCGACGACAAGGACACTTTCGAAAACGCAATGTTCGAGTTCTTCGAAAAGGATTTCGATGGATTTGTAAGTACCGGCAAAACGGTCCAGCATTCATTCTCGCTGCACCGCCTGGGTGTGGACCCGGTTATTGAAAACTTGTTGAAAGACGTAGGCCTTTCGGCGCCCATTATCGGTGCACGGGCAGCGATGCAGTTCAACAGCCGCTTTTTGTCCAAAGACGGCAGCAAGCACTGGAAACTGGACGCGCACCAGGACTGGCGCACCGGCCAGGGCTCGCTCGACAGCGCCGTGATCTGGTTCCCGATGGTGGATGCCGGCGCGGACATCGGCGCATTGCAGGTGATCCCGGGCAGCCACAAGATCGGCTTGCAGGCTTCGTCCACTTCCGGTTATCAGGGAGGTATTACGGTTGAGTTAAAGGATGAAGATTTCGTCCAAACGGAATTCCGGGTGGGTGACATCCTCATCTTCTCGGCATTCCTGATCCACCAGTCGGGGAACAACATCACGAACAACATCCGCTGGTCGGTGCAGCTCCGCTACAACAACCTCGACGAACCTACCTTCATCGAGCGCGGCTACCCGATGGCGTACATTTACAAACCCGAAACAGAGCTCGTAACCCCGGATTTCCCGACGGTAGAGCAGCTGAAAGAGGTTTTTAGCTGA
- a CDS encoding class I SAM-dependent methyltransferase, producing MNQQEFLESLVCPITGTPLTIAEDGKSLKSEDGTVYEVGDTGIVNMLYPKELLPEDAREQYLYDQAFLRYDKGVSWVFETLNHSDEAATRRFFIDLMELKPGMKALEVGAGTGKDSALILDKVRPGGTAVLSDLSPNMLKLAQEKLVTDDLNVHYFLGNGSYLPFPDDTFDAVFHFGGINTFSERKRAFDELTRVVKPGGKVVVGDESVAPWLRNTPTYATLLKANPLFRAEVPLEDVPANIENFKLHYVFGNAFYVMEYRVTAKAPEVDIDLPIPGKDFVDNWRLRAEKAVD from the coding sequence ATGAATCAACAGGAGTTTTTAGAATCACTGGTTTGCCCAATCACAGGAACCCCTTTAACCATAGCCGAAGACGGCAAATCTCTCAAAAGCGAAGACGGCACCGTCTATGAAGTGGGTGACACCGGCATTGTCAATATGCTGTATCCCAAAGAATTGCTGCCGGAAGATGCCCGCGAACAATACCTGTACGACCAGGCTTTCCTTCGCTACGACAAAGGCGTTTCCTGGGTTTTCGAAACCCTGAACCATTCCGACGAAGCTGCTACCCGCCGCTTTTTCATCGACCTGATGGAGCTGAAACCGGGCATGAAAGCCCTCGAAGTAGGCGCCGGAACCGGTAAAGATTCTGCATTGATTCTCGATAAGGTAAGGCCCGGCGGCACAGCCGTATTGTCGGATCTCTCGCCTAACATGCTGAAACTGGCGCAGGAAAAACTCGTTACCGACGATCTGAACGTGCATTACTTCCTTGGAAACGGCTCTTACCTGCCTTTCCCGGACGATACTTTCGACGCCGTGTTCCATTTCGGCGGCATTAACACCTTCTCGGAGCGCAAACGCGCATTCGACGAACTGACCCGCGTAGTGAAACCGGGCGGAAAAGTGGTGGTAGGCGATGAAAGCGTGGCCCCGTGGCTGCGGAACACCCCTACTTATGCTACTTTGCTGAAAGCGAACCCGTTGTTCCGCGCCGAAGTGCCGCTGGAAGATGTTCCGGCCAATATCGAGAACTTCAAGCTGCATTATGTGTTCGGCAATGCATTTTATGTAATGGAATACCGCGTAACGGCCAAAGCACCGGAAGTGGACATCGATCTGCCGATCCCGGGCAAAGATTTCGTTGATAACTGGCGCCTGCGTGCTGAAAAAGCAGTCGACTAA
- a CDS encoding M20 metallopeptidase family protein produces MSQLQEKIKALAKDQSQDIIAHRRHLHSNPELSFEEFKTAKYVASELTAIGLQPEEGIAGTGVLAIIEGRNPGKKIVGLRADMDALPILEANDVPYKSTVPGVMHACGHDVHTSSLLGTARILHTLREEFEGTIKLVFQPAEEKAPGGASLMIKEGVLENPRPASMVGQHVAPNIPVGKIGFREGMYMASTDELYLTVKGKGGHAAAPHQLVDPVLMASHIIVALQQIISRNRNPANPSVLSFGRFIADGVTNVIPNEVTIQGTWRCMDEEWREDGLRRMKKMAESIAEGMGGSCEFEIVKGYPFLKNHPELTRRTRTAAVGYMGAENVIDLDLWMAGEDFAFYSQVVDSCFYRLGTRNEARGIISGVHTPTFDIDESALEISTGLMSWLAISELNA; encoded by the coding sequence ATGTCCCAGCTTCAGGAAAAAATCAAAGCGCTTGCCAAGGATCAGTCGCAAGACATCATTGCCCACCGCCGCCATTTGCACAGCAACCCCGAGTTATCATTTGAAGAGTTCAAAACGGCGAAATACGTTGCATCCGAACTCACGGCAATTGGCCTGCAACCCGAAGAAGGCATTGCCGGAACGGGCGTGTTAGCGATTATCGAAGGGCGCAATCCGGGCAAGAAAATCGTTGGCTTGCGCGCCGATATGGACGCATTGCCGATCCTCGAAGCGAATGATGTTCCTTATAAATCAACCGTTCCGGGCGTGATGCACGCTTGCGGGCACGATGTGCACACATCGTCGCTCCTGGGTACGGCGCGCATCCTGCACACACTGCGGGAGGAATTCGAAGGGACAATCAAATTAGTATTCCAACCGGCTGAGGAAAAAGCACCGGGAGGCGCATCGCTGATGATCAAGGAAGGTGTTTTGGAAAACCCAAGGCCGGCCAGCATGGTAGGCCAGCACGTGGCGCCGAATATTCCGGTCGGTAAAATCGGTTTCCGCGAGGGCATGTACATGGCCAGCACGGATGAATTGTATTTGACTGTTAAAGGCAAAGGCGGCCACGCCGCTGCACCGCATCAGCTGGTAGATCCTGTATTAATGGCTTCCCACATTATCGTCGCATTGCAGCAGATCATCAGCCGCAACCGCAATCCGGCCAATCCATCCGTACTTTCCTTCGGCCGTTTCATTGCCGATGGGGTCACGAATGTTATTCCAAACGAAGTGACCATTCAGGGAACGTGGCGTTGTATGGATGAAGAATGGCGGGAGGACGGCCTGCGCCGCATGAAGAAAATGGCCGAAAGCATTGCCGAGGGAATGGGCGGAAGCTGCGAGTTTGAAATTGTAAAAGGTTATCCATTCCTGAAAAACCACCCCGAACTGACCCGCCGCACACGCACGGCCGCGGTAGGTTACATGGGTGCCGAAAACGTGATCGATCTCGACCTCTGGATGGCCGGCGAAGACTTCGCATTCTACTCACAAGTGGTGGATTCATGCTTCTACCGCCTCGGAACGCGCAATGAGGCACGCGGAATTATCTCCGGCGTGCACACACCTACATTCGATATCGACGAAAGCGCACTCGAAATTTCGACCGGCCTTATGAGCTGGCTGGCAATTTCTGAGTTGAATGCTTAG
- a CDS encoding polyprenol monophosphomannose synthase, producing MNDCIVVIPTYNELENVEAIIRKVFSLSHPFDLLIIDDGSPDGTAGVVKDLMKEYPGLHLVERKGKLGLGTAYIHGFKWALEKGYNYIFEMDADFSHPPEDLVRLYNACANEGHDVAVGSRYITGVNVVNWPINRVLMSYFAGYYVRMITGMPIMDPTAGFICYTAKVLNTINLDNIRFIGYAFQIEMKFNSWKYGFSITEVPIIFTDRTKGASKMSKGIFKEAIFGVITLKINSYFKRYIPKHSTQKLPASS from the coding sequence GTGAACGATTGCATTGTAGTTATCCCTACCTACAACGAACTTGAAAATGTGGAAGCCATCATCCGGAAGGTTTTTAGCCTGAGCCATCCGTTTGATCTGTTGATCATAGACGACGGGTCGCCGGACGGCACCGCAGGAGTTGTGAAAGACCTCATGAAAGAATATCCGGGGCTTCATCTGGTTGAAAGAAAGGGAAAACTCGGCCTGGGTACTGCGTACATCCACGGCTTCAAATGGGCGCTCGAAAAAGGCTATAATTATATTTTTGAAATGGATGCCGACTTCTCGCATCCGCCCGAAGACCTTGTGCGTCTTTACAATGCGTGCGCCAACGAAGGCCACGATGTAGCGGTTGGTTCGCGCTACATTACCGGTGTAAATGTGGTGAACTGGCCGATCAACCGGGTATTGATGTCCTATTTCGCAGGCTATTACGTGCGAATGATCACCGGCATGCCGATCATGGACCCTACGGCCGGCTTCATTTGCTACACGGCCAAAGTGCTGAACACGATCAACCTCGACAACATCCGGTTTATCGGTTATGCATTCCAGATCGAGATGAAATTCAACTCGTGGAAATACGGTTTCAGCATTACCGAGGTGCCCATCATCTTCACCGACCGCACCAAAGGCGCCTCAAAAATGTCGAAAGGCATTTTCAAGGAAGCCATCTTTGGTGTGATCACGTTGAAAATCAACAGTTATTTCAAAAGGTATATCCCTAAGCATTCAACTCAGAAATTGCCAGCCAGCTCATAA
- a CDS encoding DUF4296 domain-containing protein: MKFTTGITLSVLFTLLLSSCSEEEKPPKGTLPEEKMAAILTDIHLAESRVNRLQLKSLDSSLMIFNRLKIDIYKKHKVDTTAYRESYSYYMSRPERMTTIYEKVNKKIEEREKNNNIKF; encoded by the coding sequence ATGAAATTCACGACTGGTATAACCCTTTCGGTGCTCTTTACCCTGCTGCTTTCGTCCTGCTCCGAGGAGGAAAAGCCGCCCAAAGGCACGTTACCGGAGGAGAAAATGGCGGCCATTCTGACCGACATTCACCTGGCCGAGTCGCGCGTGAACCGTTTGCAGCTGAAATCGCTCGACTCTTCGCTCATGATTTTCAACCGCTTGAAAATTGATATTTACAAAAAACATAAGGTTGATACAACGGCATACCGTGAAAGCTACTCTTATTACATGAGCCGGCCCGAGCGCATGACCACCATTTACGAAAAAGTGAATAAGAAGATTGAGGAACGGGAGAAAAATAATAATATTAAGTTCTGA
- a CDS encoding DUF58 domain-containing protein, with protein sequence MFEQFLGKLRKYEIRMRKAVTSERHGNFHSVFKGSGLEFDDLRLYQYGDDVRAIDWNTSAKGHGTFVKIFKEDKEQTAFFMLDVSASQQVGEIKKLKIDIAKEICGVLTLSAIQEASRVGLLCFSDKTERYIRPSDGMKHGYGLISEFYKLVPESTKTNIAEAILVALNVLRRRSLIFLISDFIDNNYQHNLKALARKHDLIVIHLYDSREVNLPGLGIIPLYDAEKKTTVWVNTSSRQYREEMANRFGKRSAELQRLCHQNRADYISINTQEDYVPALIHMFKVRRYTKSTANG encoded by the coding sequence ATGTTTGAGCAGTTTCTGGGAAAGTTAAGGAAGTATGAAATCCGGATGCGGAAAGCAGTGACCAGCGAGCGTCACGGCAATTTCCATTCGGTATTCAAAGGGTCCGGCCTGGAATTCGACGATCTGCGCTTGTACCAGTACGGCGACGACGTGCGGGCGATCGACTGGAACACTTCTGCGAAAGGCCACGGCACGTTTGTCAAGATTTTCAAAGAGGACAAGGAGCAGACGGCCTTCTTCATGCTCGATGTGAGCGCGTCCCAGCAGGTAGGGGAGATCAAAAAGCTCAAAATCGATATTGCGAAAGAGATTTGCGGCGTGCTTACGCTTTCGGCTATTCAGGAGGCGAGCCGCGTGGGGTTACTCTGTTTTTCGGACAAAACGGAGCGCTATATCCGCCCGTCCGACGGCATGAAGCACGGTTATGGCCTTATTTCGGAGTTTTACAAGCTCGTTCCGGAATCTACCAAAACCAACATTGCCGAAGCCATTCTCGTGGCATTGAATGTGCTTCGCCGCCGCAGCCTCATTTTCCTCATCTCCGATTTTATCGACAACAATTACCAGCATAACCTCAAAGCACTGGCCCGCAAGCACGACCTGATCGTGATCCATTTGTACGACTCGCGTGAAGTGAATTTGCCCGGATTGGGCATTATCCCGCTCTATGACGCGGAAAAGAAGACGACCGTTTGGGTCAATACTTCTTCGAGACAATACCGCGAGGAAATGGCCAACCGCTTCGGTAAACGCAGCGCCGAGCTCCAACGGCTCTGCCACCAGAACCGCGCCGACTATATTTCCATCAATACCCAGGAAGATTACGTGCCGGCCCTGATCCACATGTTCAAAGTAAGGCGTTATACCAAAAGTACGGCCAATGGCTAG